Genomic segment of Sarcophilus harrisii chromosome 4, mSarHar1.11, whole genome shotgun sequence:
CTCCGCCGCCCGGGGCCGGGGTCTCCTCTGGGGGGGCCCATCCCATATCTCAGAGCTTCCCCCAGGGCAGGGGCCCCCCAGGGAGAAAGGTGGGGGGGTGGCAGTAGGAGTATCGGCCCAAGCAATTTTTCAAGAAAAGGGGGGAACCCGGGAGAAAGGAGGGACTGATCTGGGAGGGGCTCCGGGGGGAGGCCCCCCCCCCAGCCATGGATGAAAGGCTACTAGGGCCGCCCCCTCCAGGCGGTGGCCGGGGAGGCCTGGGGCTAATAGGTGGGGAGCCAGGGGGATCTGGGGAACCTCCCGGTGGTGGAGAACCCGGAGGGGGTCCTGGGGGGGTCCCAGGAGGACGGGGAAAGCAGGACATCGGGGACATCCTGCAGCAGATCATGACCATCACCGACCAAAGCCTGGATGAGGCCCAGGCCAAGTGAGTCCCCCCCAAACCCTTTTCCAAATCTGAGACCTCTTCACACATACGGGCTTTTGGGACCCTCCCCCATATTCTGACCCTCTGTAGTTCTCTCACTGTCTTTTGGTCTTTCCTAAATCCTCTCAACtactctatctcttcctcccttactCTAAGGAATCCCTAGACCTGCTGTACACAATGTCTTTAGGTGCCTGTGAATTCCCTAAATGCTTAGCCTGCTCCTGATCTTTCAGTAACCCCTAAGCCCCTTGAAATATCCAATATTCCAAGGCTGTCTTTTAGTACCCAATGTGGGATTTTTATCATCACAGCATCTAATACCCCCACTCACAACCTTACCCAAATCACTTGATCACAACCTCCTGGCCACCCCTACCCTAAACTTTTAAGTAGGAAAGAGCTTTCCCCACTCTTCTACTCTAAGCTTGCCCGAGCTATTCTTATATTTAACCCTTCCTCATATCTTCTCTCTAACTTCCTCTTAGGGAACCTCCAAACTCCTAGCCTCACTGTCTCCTGGCCCCCATTCTTCTCGTATAAGCCCACTTATCTCCCCCAATGACCCTCCCAAACTCTTCCATACCCCTTCGAACTCATTCCCCCATGTGTCccataacatacacacacacacacacacacacaccccatcaCTGGTTTCCATTTAGTTCTTTCTTCTGCGCTATTCTCCAAAATCTAGGACCTGATGCCCTGATCTGGCCCCATCCcaatttctttctacttttctgacTTCTCCCTGtagttctctctcccttcttgtcCCTCAACTTATTCTACCTCTTCCCCAATTCTCACATGCTTCTTGCAGTGACATTcctatctctttctccttccttcttttgttcttctcctccttctccaggAAACATGCCCTGAATTGCCACCGAATGAAGCCTGCTCTTTTCAGTGTCCTATGTGAAATCAAAGAGAAAACGGGTAtgtatccccccccccccttcccctaatATACACACTCCTTTCCTGGGAATGAAATCCATCTCACAATAGAGACAGTAGGAACAGGTCTGGGTCCCTGAAGAATgagaaggtagaaaaaaattggggacaGAACTTGCAGAATTCCCAAGGGAAAGAAGAGGCTGCTGGGTAGTTAGATACCATAGACCTAAAGCTTAAAAGGATCTCAGGGGCTATCTAgttaaccccctcattttacaaatgaaataactaAGGCCCAGCCAGGTTTAAATGAAATTGCCCAAAGTTCTGTAACTGttggagataggatttgaacccatcccCTGAAACCCTATACTTTATCTTGCATCCCAGGCCTCAGTATCCGAAGTTCACAAGAGGAAGAGCCCGTGGACCCCCAGCTGATGCGTTTGGACAACATGCTTCTGGCAGAAGGGGTGGCAGGAccagagaagggaggagggtcTGCAGCCgcagctgcagcagcagcagcctctGGGGGTGGAGTGTCTCCTGACAACTCTATTGAGCACTCTGACTATCGAAGTAAATTGGCCCAGATCCGCCATATCTACCATTCTGAGCTGGAGAAGTATGAGCAGGTACAGACCCTTGGGCCAGATGAAGGAGGGGGGCATTGGGAGGCTGTCAAAGGGGTCTCCTCATACAAACCTGACTTCCTGATCACCCTCCCAGGCATGTAATGAGTTTACTACCCATGTGATGAACCTGCTTCGAGAGCAGAGTCGTACACGACCTGTGGCTCCCAAGGAAATGGAACGTATGGTTGGTATCATCCACCGAAAATTCAGTGCCATTCAGATGCAGCTCAAACAGAGCACGTGTGAAGCTGTCATGATCCTTCGCTCACGGTTCCTGGATGCCAGGTGACTTCGAAATCTAGGATCCTAGCCCATAGCTCTTTTACCAGCCTCCTTCCCTTTACTGACCAACAACAACCCTCCCCATCACTCCAAATCTACTTCCCAAGGACTCCAACATTCTCACACACCCTCTCCCTGTCCCTGCAGAAGAAAACGCCGTAATTTCAGTAAACAGGCCACTGAGGTCTTAAATGAGTATTTCTACTCCCATCTGAGTAACCCTTATCCTAGTGAAGAGGCCAAGGAGGAGCTTGCCAAGAAGTGTGGGATCACTGTCTCCCAGGTAATGGTGTCAGGTACTACAGAATGAAAGACTTTTGTATCCTGAGAAGAGAGGGAATGGAGAAGAGTTGGCAAGAGAATAATaaactgagaggggaaagttATCAAGTCttggagggagggagcaaaggaGGGCAGTCAAGTCACAGGGTTTCAGAAAATGCTAGTCTTCCTCTTaagtcctctcctctcctctctctttacTTCGAAGGTCTCTAACTGGTTTGGCAACAAGCGGATcagatataagaaaaatattgggAAGTTCCAGGAAGAAGCAAATATCTATGCAGTGAAAACTGCTGTGTCTGTCACTCAAGGGGGGCATAGCCGTGCCAGTTCCCCTACACCTCCTTCTTCTGCAGGTTGGACTTCCCACTACTCTTATTCCATTGGTTTACATTCcttgaatttgctttttttcctgtcTTATCCAAATTGTGGCAGAAAGGGATCCTATCTAGTTTGAGGGTGACCAAAATGAGACAGGGTTTGGAACACATCACAACGTATATGTAGTTCATGCCATCTTAGAGAATTTATCCCTTGCCTTCTCTTCTAGCAGAAAAG
This window contains:
- the PBX2 gene encoding pre-B-cell leukemia transcription factor 2 isoform X1, with translation MDERLLGPPPPGGGRGGLGLIGGEPGGSGEPPGGGEPGGGPGGVPGGRGKQDIGDILQQIMTITDQSLDEAQAKKHALNCHRMKPALFSVLCEIKEKTGLSIRSSQEEEPVDPQLMRLDNMLLAEGVAGPEKGGGSAAAAAAAAASGGGVSPDNSIEHSDYRSKLAQIRHIYHSELEKYEQACNEFTTHVMNLLREQSRTRPVAPKEMERMVGIIHRKFSAIQMQLKQSTCEAVMILRSRFLDARRKRRNFSKQATEVLNEYFYSHLSNPYPSEEAKEELAKKCGITVSQVSNWFGNKRIRYKKNIGKFQEEANIYAVKTAVSVTQGGHSRASSPTPPSSAGSGGSFNLSGSGDLFLGMPGLNGDSYPSSQVESLRHSMGPGGYGESLGGGQTYSPREMRANGGWQEAVTPSSVTSPTEGPGSVHSDTSN
- the PBX2 gene encoding pre-B-cell leukemia transcription factor 2 isoform X2, with amino-acid sequence MDERLLGPPPPGGGRGGLGLIGGEPGGSGEPPGGGEPGGGPGGVPGGRGKQDIGDILQQIMTITDQSLDEAQAKKHALNCHRMKPALFSVLCEIKEKTGLSIRSSQEEEPVDPQLMRLDNMLLAEGVAGPEKGGGSAAAAAAAAASGGGVSPDNSIEHSDYRSKLAQIRHIYHSELEKYEQACNEFTTHVMNLLREQSRTRPVAPKEMERMVGIIHRKFSAIQMQLKQSTCEAVMILRSRFLDARRKRRNFSKQATEVLNEYFYSHLSNPYPSEEAKEELAKKCGITVSQVSNWFGNKRIRYKKNIGKFQEEANIYAVKTAVSVTQGGHSRASSPTPPSSAGSGGSFNLSGSGDLFLGMPGLNGDSYPSSQANGGWQEAVTPSSVTSPTEGPGSVHSDTSN